One genomic segment of Ammoniphilus sp. CFH 90114 includes these proteins:
- a CDS encoding DJ-1/PfpI family protein: MLKLLFRFVVYIGIFILLVGGIGTYGEFRSQKNFYGNIRQEAVPSLEGMQKPQHDSAKPTVAVILGNGTTEGLDFTIPYQLFSMTGAYNVYAVAADDQVKSLTGGLDVMPHYSFQQLDGLLGKSPDIIAIPYMTNAKNEELVTDWILKHQDTTLLSICAGAGNLAATGLLDGKLGATHWQTMGYLTKEFPEVKWQEDKRYVTNGENMVSSAGISSGIDATLYVISKKLGEPVAEKVAKEMNYPSYHFVKNPTVDPFYKDWRFSTYVLNNMFQWNKTEAGVLLYNGVEEMALASVFDIYSDSGTSEVHSITSTDAPVVTKHGLNLISRFTMSDAPKLDKMIVPGMKARTLATDELHQWNEVENTKELRFAHSDSPDRFIFEVQLEDLAKQEDILTAKHAVKRLEYRATDIHLEGNAVPFETYFNLLLTVFVALLIASYIDRRFILKRNMSKQSM, translated from the coding sequence ATGTTAAAGTTACTATTTCGCTTTGTTGTTTATATTGGTATTTTCATCCTATTGGTTGGAGGAATTGGAACGTACGGGGAATTCCGCTCTCAGAAAAACTTCTATGGAAACATTCGCCAAGAAGCTGTTCCTTCCTTAGAGGGAATGCAAAAGCCTCAACATGATTCAGCGAAACCCACCGTTGCTGTCATTTTAGGGAACGGAACAACAGAAGGTCTTGACTTCACCATTCCTTATCAATTGTTTTCCATGACTGGAGCTTACAATGTTTATGCTGTGGCTGCAGACGATCAAGTGAAATCTTTAACCGGTGGCTTGGACGTGATGCCCCATTATTCGTTTCAACAATTAGATGGATTACTAGGTAAGAGCCCTGACATTATTGCCATCCCTTATATGACGAACGCAAAAAACGAAGAACTTGTTACCGACTGGATTCTAAAGCATCAAGATACGACATTATTAAGCATTTGTGCTGGAGCAGGTAATTTGGCAGCAACCGGATTATTAGATGGGAAGTTAGGGGCGACTCATTGGCAGACCATGGGGTATCTAACAAAGGAATTCCCTGAAGTGAAATGGCAAGAGGATAAACGATATGTAACGAATGGCGAAAACATGGTTTCCTCTGCAGGCATTTCATCAGGAATTGACGCCACGCTGTATGTCATCTCGAAAAAGCTAGGTGAGCCGGTGGCAGAGAAAGTGGCGAAGGAGATGAACTATCCTTCCTACCACTTCGTAAAGAATCCGACAGTAGACCCCTTTTACAAGGATTGGCGCTTCTCCACCTACGTATTGAACAATATGTTTCAGTGGAACAAAACAGAGGCTGGGGTGCTGCTTTATAACGGTGTGGAAGAAATGGCCTTGGCCTCCGTATTCGATATTTATTCAGACTCCGGAACGAGTGAGGTACATTCCATTACCAGTACGGATGCTCCCGTAGTTACAAAACACGGACTGAATTTAATTTCCAGATTTACAATGTCAGATGCACCCAAGCTAGATAAAATGATCGTTCCAGGAATGAAGGCAAGAACATTGGCAACAGATGAACTTCATCAATGGAACGAGGTAGAGAATACGAAAGAACTTCGCTTCGCCCACAGTGACTCTCCTGATCGTTTTATCTTTGAAGTTCAGCTAGAAGATTTAGCCAAACAAGAAGACATTCTAACCGCTAAACATGCGGTGAAACGACTCGAATATCGTGCGACGGATATCCATCTGGAAGGGAATGCGGTTCCGTTTGAAACTTACTTTAACCTTCTACTAACCGTGTTCGTTGCCTTATTGATTGCAAGTTATATCGATAGACGATTCATTTTAAAGAGAAACATGTCAAAACAGTCCATGTAA